In Deltaproteobacteria bacterium, the genomic stretch GGATCACTGGCAGACCGCCCTGCCGGGCGACCGCCTCGAAGTGCCGGAACAGGCCCTCGGGCGTGGGCTTGTTGTAGTACGGAGTGACGACGAGCGCGGCGTCGGCGCCCGCCTCGCGCGCCCGCTGTACGTTCTCGATGGTCTTGCGCGTGTCGTTCGTGCCGCAACCGGCGATCACCGGGACGCGGCCGCGCCCTTCCTCGACGCAGGTGCGGACGATGCGGAAATGCTCGTCGGCGGAGACGGTGGCGCCTTCGCCGGTGGTGCCGCAGGGAACGAGCCCTGAGGTGCCGCTCTCGATCTGCCAGCGTGCCAGCGCGCGCAGCGCTGCCTCGTCGACGGTCCCGTCGCGGAACGGGGTGACCAGCGCGACCATGGAACCGCGCAGCCTGTTCATGAATCGCTCCCTTACGGCGACTCGCCGCGGATCAGGTCTTTATAACTCTCGCGGGCGCGAATCACCCGCCAAGAGCGGCCGTCCACCAGCACTTCCGGCGGGCGGGGGCGGGCGTTGTACTGCGAGGCCATGGCCATCCCGTAGGCGCCGGCCGTGCGAAGCACCACCAGATCGCCGGTCTGCAGAGGAGGGAGGCGCCGTCGCGGCGCCAGGACGTCCGCGCTTTCGCAGACCGGACCCACCACGTCGACCACCTCCGCTCCGCGTCGCGGCCGCGCCACCGGCTCCAGCGCGTGATGCGCCTGGTAGAGCGCCGGCCGGAGGAGGTCGTTCATCCCGGCGTCGACCACCACGAATCGACGCGAGCCGTGCCCTTGCTTGCGCAGGAGCACGCGTGTCAGGAGGACGCCGGCGTTCGCCACCAGGACCCGCCCGGGCTCGACCAGCACCTTGACGTCTACGCCCCGCAGCGCGCGCACGAGCGCCTCGCCGTACTCCCTCGGCGAGGGCGGCTTCGGACCATCGCCATAGGGAACCCCGAGACCGCCGCCCATGTCGAGCCGGCGGATGTCGTGGCCGTCGGAGCGAAGCTCGATGACCAGGGCCCGCATCTTTGCCGCGGCTTCGGAGAACGGCTTCAC encodes the following:
- the lysA gene encoding diaminopimelate decarboxylase, translating into MNHFQRRKGQLCCEEVPLSELAEEVGTPAYVYSTATLLRHARVFRAALRGLDVLACFAVKSAPNLALLVLLARDGFGFDIVSGGELFRALQARGDPAKIVFSGVGKREDEMEAALEAGIFQFNCESEEELEQLSRVAARRNRVAPVALRVNPEVDARTHPHIATALASSKFGVPAARVRRTYRLAASLPGIRAVGVACHIGSQIGSVKPFSEAAAKMRALVIELRSDGHDIRRLDMGGGLGVPYGDGPKPPSPREYGEALVRALRGVDVKVLVEPGRVLVANAGVLLTRVLLRKQGHGSRRFVVVDAGMNDLLRPALYQAHHALEPVARPRRGAEVVDVVGPVCESADVLAPRRRLPPLQTGDLVVLRTAGAYGMAMASQYNARPRPPEVLVDGRSWRVIRARESYKDLIRGESP